Genomic window (Elusimicrobiota bacterium):
CCGCATCATCGCCCCCTCCGCCCCGCTCGTCCAGAAGCTCATGAACGACCCTGCGCTCCCGCTCGACCTGCAGGAGCGGCTGCGCAAGCTCGCGAAGAAGGTCGAGCACCATACCCTGCGTCTCAAGAAGATCGCAGAAACGGAGTGACCCATGGATGAATTGAAGCTCGTGCGTCTCGACCGCCGTCACCTCGGGGAGTTCGAACGCCTGCTCTCCGGCCGCGAGTTCGGCGGCTGCTTCTGCTCGCACTGGCTCGTCCCCTTCACCGAATGGGACGCCCGCTATCGCGAGCGCAAGGCGGAGAGTTTCGAGGACGTCCGCCGGCGCGTCCAGGAGGGCGGCCACGTGGGCTACCTCGTGCTGCGCGAGAACGACGGGGCCGTCGTGGGCTGGACGGGCGCGGGCCCCAAGACCGCGTTCCCCGCGATGAAGGAGCGCCCCGGCAGCCGCCTGGGCCCCTGCGAGGACTCCATCTGGGCCGTGGGCTGCATGGCGATCGCCTTCGCCTACCGGGGACTGGGCTACGCGCCCGAGATCGTCCGCCTCGTCGTCGTAGAGGCGCGCAAGGCCGGCGCGAAGGCCGTCGAGGCCACCCCGCTCGAGGCCAACGAGGACGGCGGCGCGTTCCGCCTCGGCAAGGCGCTCTACGAGCGCCATGGCTTCGCGCAGACCGGGCGCGAGGAAGTCGACGGGCGCGCGGTGCTGCGCATGGAGAAGGTCCTTTCCTGAGAGGGACGCGATGAAGTCCCAGACCGAGTACCTCTGGTTCGAGACGAAGACGCGGCGCGAGCTCGTGAACATCACGGACACCATCGCCGGCATCGTCGCGAAGAGCGGCGTACGCGAGGGCTTCTGCCTCGTGAGCGCCATGCACATCACGGCCGGCGTGTGGGTCAACGACGAGGAGCCGGGCCTGAAGATGGACCTCATGGAGTGGCTCGACAAGCTCGCCCCTCACGCCGACTA
Coding sequences:
- a CDS encoding GNAT family N-acetyltransferase, which translates into the protein MDELKLVRLDRRHLGEFERLLSGREFGGCFCSHWLVPFTEWDARYRERKAESFEDVRRRVQEGGHVGYLVLRENDGAVVGWTGAGPKTAFPAMKERPGSRLGPCEDSIWAVGCMAIAFAYRGLGYAPEIVRLVVVEARKAGAKAVEATPLEANEDGGAFRLGKALYERHGFAQTGREEVDGRAVLRMEKVLS
- a CDS encoding secondary thiamine-phosphate synthase enzyme YjbQ; its protein translation is MKSQTEYLWFETKTRRELVNITDTIAGIVAKSGVREGFCLVSAMHITAGVWVNDEEPGLKMDLMEWLDKLAPHADYEHHRTGEDNGDAHLKRTLLNHQTLIPVTAGKLDLGPWEQVFYAEFDGRRRKRVVVKVLGE